From Aedes albopictus strain Foshan chromosome 1, AalbF5, whole genome shotgun sequence, one genomic window encodes:
- the LOC109398973 gene encoding homeobox protein prospero isoform X4, with protein MMSSEEDTDSFGLYVDKLLKKNKRARQRVDAGEPRNSYSSIPNFSSRPSSFMSGGLYGAIFSQSQQHFGGLFGYGPANKMLNELLGRQVKQAQDASDPDSISMLSSIEAANAADNSNTPTSKHGFESTTNLNNNNSSTTNNNNSASNNSPTSDAGSVMMGRRSSNSQCNTANNSGAGNNQQNNSNSNSSSGVIDLDGGSRTPQPNDLAHHMLRNILQGKKELMALDHELRTVSNQSSALGDRISPDNNNVISKNNNIYDISKCETVNGGDVSDSSELGANNNKVNQKNSATNNQTNNSDNINQSTRPISLDSNNSNCDDMLASDLAHTERLLNGVSGSGNGTGSTGGRCSSVNPKQEKSDVIDELVASLPDEVDETMPSPASGSNGVIITKQELDMDDCLEDKDRDDRTPSPAPSKNDSESMTLKRARVENIVSSMRASPALLGSQQGQVNGCKKRKLYHPQQHDNSAAERYAAAAAAGLNLGLTLQNFMLGASADPDDDDDDMEVTPHLHQKRVEKDVLKSQLRSMQEQLAEMQQKYVQLCSRMEQQSDTQEVDDSASDIMEDDSNNPDLSPDKSLIQSSPASTPIKDMGKNADASSMLQMMSKMMSAKIHSQLPTHPHMPGGFNGTHLFLQHMQQQAGLPHDGMSQHSQMSNAAMYQKLFMEQEARMVKEVAEQQERNLQNSANQQLLQQQALQQQQMQQQQQQHQERNSNNQQQMMQQQQQNQPPQPQLQSPQHQSNQSQQQQQQQQMQLQQQQQQQMQQHQPPSQQNHISPPQMPPMPHLPQIPKGSSIPSDLTSRLNMMRSSVSSVGPMSGSDLEGLADVLKTEITASLSNLVDSIVTRFVHQRRFLGKQSEAAAAAAEQLNKDLMMASQLLDRSKSPRTKVSSERGPTSGNSSSSQSAMFQTPKPPQNLNSVAAAALYNSMSALGNTQVNPFCMPEPRENPEQAEALSLVVTPKKKRHKVTDTRITPRTVSRILAQDGIIPSGNPIQLDQNNSNQGSNTASSNGSLNSVNNGNNNNSNNNNNNNNNSKNNNQQQFNSQPPSVQASTPTESPSPRGSFHPPPPSMLPVSLPTSVAIPNPSLHESQVFSPYSPFFNPHGPPHGGPHGPQPSQFHHMKVSSSPPGMNGMMDPRDSPPLPHPPTMLHPALLAAAHHGNSPDYGHIRASMDVNDRNSDCNSAELSYNGMEPTSSTLTPMHLRKAKLMFFWVRYPSSAVLKMYFPDIKFNKNNTAQLVKWFSNFREFYYIQMEKYARQSASEGMKNVDDIHVSNDSEIYRVLNLHYNRNNHIEVPQNFRYVVEQTLREFFRAIQGGKDTEQSWKKSIYKIISRLDDPVPEYFKTPNFLEQLE; from the exons ATGATGTCATCAGAGGAGGACACTGATTCTTTCGGTTTGTACGTCGATAAGTTGCTAAAGAAAAACAAACGAGCCAGACAGCGCGTAGACGCGGGAGAGCCAAGAAATAGTTATTCTTCGATACCGAACTTTAGTTCCAGACCGTCGTCCTTCATGAGCGGTGGTCTATACGGGGCTATTTTTAGCCAAAGCCAGCAGCATTTCGGTGGACTGTTTGGCTACGGGCCAGCCAACAAGATGCTCAACGAGCTCTTGGGAAGACAAGTGAAGCAAGCACAGGACGCCAGCGATCCGGACAGTATCAGTATGCTATCATCGATTGAGGCAGCCAACGCAGCGGATAATAGCAATACCCCAACGAGCAAGCATGGATTCGAGAGTACGACGAAtctgaacaacaacaacagcagtacGACAAACAATAACAACAGTGCTAGCAACAATTCGCCCACATCGGACGCAGGGTCTGTCATGATGGGTCGAAGGAGTAGCAACAGTCAGTGCAACACTGCCAACAACAGTGGAGCCGGTAACAACCAGCAGAACAACAGTAATAGTAACAGCAGCAGTGGTGTTATAGACCTTGACGGTGGTTCTAGAACACCACAGCCCAACGATTTGGCGCATCATATGTTGCGCAACATTCTGCAGGGCAAGAAGGAGCTGATGGCCCTCGATCACGAACTGCGAACAGTGAGCAATCAGAGTTCGGCCCTCGGCGACCGGATATCGCCCGATAATAACAATGTGATCAGCAAGAACAATAACATCTACGACATTAGCAAGTGCGAAACAGTGAACGGTGGTGACGTTAGTGACTCTAGCGAACTAGGTGCTAATAACAACAAGGTGAATCAGAAGAACAGTGCGACCAATAATCAAACCAACAACAGTGATAACATCAACCAATCGACTAGGCCAATTTCTCTGGACTCGAACAATAGCAATTGTGATGATATGCTAGCCTCGGATCTGGCCCATACCGAGCGGCTATTGAACGGTGTGAGTGGTAGTGGAAATGGTACCGGTTCAACCGGTGGCCGGTGTTCTAGTGTGAACCCTAAACAGGAGAAGAGTGATGTGATTGACGAGCTGGTGGCATCGCTTCCGGATGAGGTCGATGAAACCATGCCGTCACCTGCCTCGGGCAGCAACGGTGTGATAATTACCAAGCAGGAACTAGATATGGACGATTGTCTGGAGGATAAAGACCGGGACGATCGGACGCCAAGCCCGGCCCCGAGCAAGAACGATTCGGAATCGATGACGCTGAAGCGGGCACGAGTGGAAAACATTGTGTCGTCGATGCGTGCCAGTCCTGCCCTGTTGGGTTCCCAGCAGGGACAGGTCAACGGATGCAAGAAACGTAAGCTGTACCACCCGCAGCAACATGACAATAGCGCCGCTGAGCGGTATGCTGCCGCAGCCGCGGCCGGATTAAATCTCGGTCTAACACTGCAGAACTTCATGCTGGGGGCCAGCGCAGAtccggacgatgacgacgacgatatgGAAGTCACTCCGCATCTCCACCAGAAGCGTGTCGAGAAAGACGTACTTAAGTCCCAGCTGCGATCGATGCAGGAACAGCTCGCCGAAATGCAGCAGAAATATGTGCAATTATGTTCCCGGATGGAGCAGCAGTCCGACACCCAGGAGGTGGACGACAGTGCCAGCGATATCATGGAGGACGATTCCAACAACCCGGATCTCTCGCCAGACAAGTCTCTTATCCAGAGCTCCCCAGCTTCGACCCCTATCAAGGACATGGGTAAGAATGCCGATGCATCCAGTATGCTGCAGATGATGAGCAAGATGATGTCGGCCAAAATCCACAGCCAGCTGCCCACGCATCCGCACATGCCGGGTGGATTCAACGGTACGCACCTGTTCCTACAGCATATGCAGCAGCAAGCTGGTCTACCGCACGACGGAATGAGCCAGCACAGTCAGATGAGTAATGCCGCCATGTACCAGAAACTGTTCATGGAACAGGAAGCGCGGATGGTGAAAGAAGTCGCCGAGCAGCAAGAAAGGAATCTGCAAAACTCGGCCAATCAACAACTCCTTCAGCAGCAGGCTCTGCAACAACAGcaaatgcagcagcagcagcaacaacaccaGGAACGGAATAGCAACAACCAACAGCAAATgatgcaacagcaacagcagaacCAACCGCCCCAACCGCAGTTGCAATCTCCTCAGCATCAATCAAACCAAtcccagcaacagcaacaacagcagcaaatgcaactgcagcagcaacaacagcagcaaatgCAGCAACACCAACCTCCCTCCCAGCAAAATCACATCTCACCGCCACAAATGCCACCGATGCCGCATCTACCGCAGATCCCGAAGGGTTCATCCATTCCCTCGGATCTGACTAGCCGGCTGAACATGATGCGATCCAGCGTCAGTTCGGTGGGACCCATGTCCGGTTCGGACCTGGAAGGCCTAGCGGACGTACTAAAAACGGAAATCACTGCCTCGTTATCCAATTTGGTCGATTCGATCGTGACGAGGTTCGTCCACCAGCGACGGTTCCTAGGAAAACAATCGGAAGCAGCGGCAGCCGCAGCGGAACAACTCAACAAGGACCTTATGATGGCTTCGCAGCTACTGGACCGCTCCAAGTCGCCGCggacaaaagtttcttcagaacgcGGACCCACCTCCGGCAACAGCAGTAGCAGTCAATCAG CTATGTTCCAAACGCCGAAGCCACCGCAGAACCTCAACTCGGTAGCCGCCGCAGCCCTGTACAACTCGATGAGTGCGCTGGGCAACACTCAGGTGAATCCTTTCTGTATGCCCGAACCTCGGGAAAACCCAGAGCAAGCCGAAGCCCTGAGTCTGGTTGTGACGCCTAAGAAGAAGCGCCACAAGGTAACGGATACCCGAATCACGCCACGAACCGTGAGTAGGATCCTCGCCCAGGACGGAATCATCCCATCCGGAAATCCGATCCAGCTAGACCAAAACAATAGCAATCAAGGTAGCAACACCGCAAGCAGCAACGGCAGCTTGAACAGTGTCAACAACGGCAACaataacaacagcaacaacaataacaacaacaacaataatagCAAAAACAACAACCAGCAGCAGTTCAACAGCCAACCACCGAGTGTGCAAGCGAGCACCCCTACCGAGAGCCCCTCTCCCCGAGGATCGTTCCATCCGCCACCCCCTTCGATGCTGCCGGTGTCGCTGCCTACATCCGTGGCGATACCGAACCCCTCCCTCCACGAGTCCCAAGTGTTCTCGCCGTACAGTCCCTTCTTTAACCCTCATGGCCCCCCGCACGGTGGTCCCCATGGACCGCAGCCTTCGCAGTTCCATCACATGAAAGTGTCCTCGAGCCCGCCCGGCATGAACGGCATGATGGACCCCCGAGATTCGCCCCCGCTTCCGCACCCGCCCACGATGCTGCACCCGGCGCTGTTGGCAGCTGCCCACCACGGCAATTCGCCCGACTACGGCCACATCCGGGCCTCCATGGACGTCAACGACCGCAACTCGGACTGCAACTCGGCGGAACTGTCCTACAACGGCATGGAGCCTACT TCGTCGACATTGACCCCGATGCATCTGCGCAAGGCGAAGCTGATGTTCTTCTGGGTCCGGTACCCGAGCTCGGCCGTCCTCAAGATGTACTTCCCGGACATCAAGTTCAACAAGAACAACACCGCCCAGCTGGTCAAGTGGTTCTCCAACTTCAG
- the LOC109398973 gene encoding homeobox protein prospero isoform X2, producing MMSSEEDTDSFGLYVDKLLKKNKRARQRVDAGEPRNSYSSIPNFSSRPSSFMSGGLYGAIFSQSQQHFGGLFGYGPANKMLNELLGRQVKQAQDASDPDSISMLSSIEAANAADNSNTPTSKHGFESTTNLNNNNSSTTNNNNSASNNSPTSDAGSVMMGRRSSNSQCNTANNSGAGNNQQNNSNSNSSSGVIDLDGGSRTPQPNDLAHHMLRNILQGKKELMALDHELRTVSNQSSALGDRISPDNNNVISKNNNIYDISKCETVNGGDVSDSSELGANNNKVNQKNSATNNQTNNSDNINQSTRPISLDSNNSNCDDMLASDLAHTERLLNGVSGSGNGTGSTGGRCSSVNPKQEKSDVIDELVASLPDEVDETMPSPASGSNGVIITKQELDMDDCLEDKDRDDRTPSPAPSKNDSESMTLKRARVENIVSSMRASPALLGSQQGQVNGCKKRKLYHPQQHDNSAAERYAAAAAAGLNLGLTLQNFMLGASADPDDDDDDMEVTPHLHQKRVEKDVLKSQLRSMQEQLAEMQQKYVQLCSRMEQQSDTQEVDDSASDIMEDDSNNPDLSPDKSLIQSSPASTPIKDMGKNADASSMLQMMSKMMSAKIHSQLPTHPHMPGGFNGTHLFLQHMQQQAGLPHDGMSQHSQMSNAAMYQKLFMEQEARMVKEVAEQQERNLQNSANQQLLQQQALQQQQMQQQQQQHQERNSNNQQQMMQQQQQNQPPQPQLQSPQHQSNQSQQQQQQQQMQLQQQQQQQMQQHQPPSQQNHISPPQMPPMPHLPQIPKGSSIPSDLTSRLNMMRSSVSSVGPMSGSDLEGLADVLKTEITASLSNLVDSIVTRFVHQRRFLGKQSEAAAAAAEQLNKDLMMASQLLDRSKSPRTKVSSERGPTSGNSSSSQSGNGPMLNTNLNSAPNPNQPPAGNPMIPGQQGNGPRLNGQAFPPMGMPMHVNNAPTHDPKTMNNMNQLNMPPHVRPSPSTAMFQTPKPPQNLNSVAAAALYNSMSALGNTQVNPFCMPEPRENPEQAEALSLVVTPKKKRHKVTDTRITPRTVSRILAQDGIIPSGNPIQLDQNNSNQGSNTASSNGSLNSVNNGNNNNSNNNNNNNNNSKNNNQQQFNSQPPSVQASTPTESPSPRGSFHPPPPSMLPVSLPTSVAIPNPSLHESQVFSPYSPFFNPHGPPHGGPHGPQPSQFHHMKVSSSPPGMNGMMDPRDSPPLPHPPTMLHPALLAAAHHGNSPDYGHIRASMDVNDRNSDCNSAELSYNGMEPTSSTLTPMHLRKAKLMFFWVRYPSSAVLKMYFPDIKFNKNNTAQLVKWFSNFREFYYIQMEKYARQSASEGMKNVDDIHVSNDSEIYRVLNLHYNRNNHIEVPQNFRYVVEQTLREFFRAIQGGKDTEQSWKKSIYKIISRLDDPVPEYFKTPNFLEQLE from the exons ATGATGTCATCAGAGGAGGACACTGATTCTTTCGGTTTGTACGTCGATAAGTTGCTAAAGAAAAACAAACGAGCCAGACAGCGCGTAGACGCGGGAGAGCCAAGAAATAGTTATTCTTCGATACCGAACTTTAGTTCCAGACCGTCGTCCTTCATGAGCGGTGGTCTATACGGGGCTATTTTTAGCCAAAGCCAGCAGCATTTCGGTGGACTGTTTGGCTACGGGCCAGCCAACAAGATGCTCAACGAGCTCTTGGGAAGACAAGTGAAGCAAGCACAGGACGCCAGCGATCCGGACAGTATCAGTATGCTATCATCGATTGAGGCAGCCAACGCAGCGGATAATAGCAATACCCCAACGAGCAAGCATGGATTCGAGAGTACGACGAAtctgaacaacaacaacagcagtacGACAAACAATAACAACAGTGCTAGCAACAATTCGCCCACATCGGACGCAGGGTCTGTCATGATGGGTCGAAGGAGTAGCAACAGTCAGTGCAACACTGCCAACAACAGTGGAGCCGGTAACAACCAGCAGAACAACAGTAATAGTAACAGCAGCAGTGGTGTTATAGACCTTGACGGTGGTTCTAGAACACCACAGCCCAACGATTTGGCGCATCATATGTTGCGCAACATTCTGCAGGGCAAGAAGGAGCTGATGGCCCTCGATCACGAACTGCGAACAGTGAGCAATCAGAGTTCGGCCCTCGGCGACCGGATATCGCCCGATAATAACAATGTGATCAGCAAGAACAATAACATCTACGACATTAGCAAGTGCGAAACAGTGAACGGTGGTGACGTTAGTGACTCTAGCGAACTAGGTGCTAATAACAACAAGGTGAATCAGAAGAACAGTGCGACCAATAATCAAACCAACAACAGTGATAACATCAACCAATCGACTAGGCCAATTTCTCTGGACTCGAACAATAGCAATTGTGATGATATGCTAGCCTCGGATCTGGCCCATACCGAGCGGCTATTGAACGGTGTGAGTGGTAGTGGAAATGGTACCGGTTCAACCGGTGGCCGGTGTTCTAGTGTGAACCCTAAACAGGAGAAGAGTGATGTGATTGACGAGCTGGTGGCATCGCTTCCGGATGAGGTCGATGAAACCATGCCGTCACCTGCCTCGGGCAGCAACGGTGTGATAATTACCAAGCAGGAACTAGATATGGACGATTGTCTGGAGGATAAAGACCGGGACGATCGGACGCCAAGCCCGGCCCCGAGCAAGAACGATTCGGAATCGATGACGCTGAAGCGGGCACGAGTGGAAAACATTGTGTCGTCGATGCGTGCCAGTCCTGCCCTGTTGGGTTCCCAGCAGGGACAGGTCAACGGATGCAAGAAACGTAAGCTGTACCACCCGCAGCAACATGACAATAGCGCCGCTGAGCGGTATGCTGCCGCAGCCGCGGCCGGATTAAATCTCGGTCTAACACTGCAGAACTTCATGCTGGGGGCCAGCGCAGAtccggacgatgacgacgacgatatgGAAGTCACTCCGCATCTCCACCAGAAGCGTGTCGAGAAAGACGTACTTAAGTCCCAGCTGCGATCGATGCAGGAACAGCTCGCCGAAATGCAGCAGAAATATGTGCAATTATGTTCCCGGATGGAGCAGCAGTCCGACACCCAGGAGGTGGACGACAGTGCCAGCGATATCATGGAGGACGATTCCAACAACCCGGATCTCTCGCCAGACAAGTCTCTTATCCAGAGCTCCCCAGCTTCGACCCCTATCAAGGACATGGGTAAGAATGCCGATGCATCCAGTATGCTGCAGATGATGAGCAAGATGATGTCGGCCAAAATCCACAGCCAGCTGCCCACGCATCCGCACATGCCGGGTGGATTCAACGGTACGCACCTGTTCCTACAGCATATGCAGCAGCAAGCTGGTCTACCGCACGACGGAATGAGCCAGCACAGTCAGATGAGTAATGCCGCCATGTACCAGAAACTGTTCATGGAACAGGAAGCGCGGATGGTGAAAGAAGTCGCCGAGCAGCAAGAAAGGAATCTGCAAAACTCGGCCAATCAACAACTCCTTCAGCAGCAGGCTCTGCAACAACAGcaaatgcagcagcagcagcaacaacaccaGGAACGGAATAGCAACAACCAACAGCAAATgatgcaacagcaacagcagaacCAACCGCCCCAACCGCAGTTGCAATCTCCTCAGCATCAATCAAACCAAtcccagcaacagcaacaacagcagcaaatgcaactgcagcagcaacaacagcagcaaatgCAGCAACACCAACCTCCCTCCCAGCAAAATCACATCTCACCGCCACAAATGCCACCGATGCCGCATCTACCGCAGATCCCGAAGGGTTCATCCATTCCCTCGGATCTGACTAGCCGGCTGAACATGATGCGATCCAGCGTCAGTTCGGTGGGACCCATGTCCGGTTCGGACCTGGAAGGCCTAGCGGACGTACTAAAAACGGAAATCACTGCCTCGTTATCCAATTTGGTCGATTCGATCGTGACGAGGTTCGTCCACCAGCGACGGTTCCTAGGAAAACAATCGGAAGCAGCGGCAGCCGCAGCGGAACAACTCAACAAGGACCTTATGATGGCTTCGCAGCTACTGGACCGCTCCAAGTCGCCGCggacaaaagtttcttcagaacgcGGACCCACCTCCGGCAACAGCAGTAGCAGTCAATCAGGTAATGGACCAATGCTTAATACTAATCTTAACAGTGCACCCAACCCAAACCAGCCTCCCGCTGGCAATCCGATGATCCCCGGTCAGCAGGGTAATGGGCCCCGACTGAACGGCCAGGCGTTCCCTCCGATGGGAATGCCGATGCACGTGAACAACGCGCCCACGCACGACCCCAAAACCATGAACAACATGAACCAGCTCAATATGCCACCTCATGTTCGACCTTCTCCTTCTACAGCTATGTTCCAAACGCCGAAGCCACCGCAGAACCTCAACTCGGTAGCCGCCGCAGCCCTGTACAACTCGATGAGTGCGCTGGGCAACACTCAGGTGAATCCTTTCTGTATGCCCGAACCTCGGGAAAACCCAGAGCAAGCCGAAGCCCTGAGTCTGGTTGTGACGCCTAAGAAGAAGCGCCACAAGGTAACGGATACCCGAATCACGCCACGAACCGTGAGTAGGATCCTCGCCCAGGACGGAATCATCCCATCCGGAAATCCGATCCAGCTAGACCAAAACAATAGCAATCAAGGTAGCAACACCGCAAGCAGCAACGGCAGCTTGAACAGTGTCAACAACGGCAACaataacaacagcaacaacaataacaacaacaacaataatagCAAAAACAACAACCAGCAGCAGTTCAACAGCCAACCACCGAGTGTGCAAGCGAGCACCCCTACCGAGAGCCCCTCTCCCCGAGGATCGTTCCATCCGCCACCCCCTTCGATGCTGCCGGTGTCGCTGCCTACATCCGTGGCGATACCGAACCCCTCCCTCCACGAGTCCCAAGTGTTCTCGCCGTACAGTCCCTTCTTTAACCCTCATGGCCCCCCGCACGGTGGTCCCCATGGACCGCAGCCTTCGCAGTTCCATCACATGAAAGTGTCCTCGAGCCCGCCCGGCATGAACGGCATGATGGACCCCCGAGATTCGCCCCCGCTTCCGCACCCGCCCACGATGCTGCACCCGGCGCTGTTGGCAGCTGCCCACCACGGCAATTCGCCCGACTACGGCCACATCCGGGCCTCCATGGACGTCAACGACCGCAACTCGGACTGCAACTCGGCGGAACTGTCCTACAACGGCATGGAGCCTACT TCGTCGACATTGACCCCGATGCATCTGCGCAAGGCGAAGCTGATGTTCTTCTGGGTCCGGTACCCGAGCTCGGCCGTCCTCAAGATGTACTTCCCGGACATCAAGTTCAACAAGAACAACACCGCCCAGCTGGTCAAGTGGTTCTCCAACTTCAG